The stretch of DNA GGACGCCATCGCGAGCAGGCTCACTCCTACAGGGGATTTGTGTGAACCGTTAAATCACAAACACAAAAAAACCGCAGTGGGCGAAACCCATGCAGTTCTGTTTGAAGCGTTCGATTGTTCGTTAAGGTGGTAACCCCACCAGCCACACCCCGGCACACAATGTTCCCGCTGTGGCTGCTGCCTTCCGGCTCTGACCAGGTTCACGGGTAATCGTTGCGGGGGGACCGATGGGGTCACCATAACGACGCTTGCCTGTCGGCGAGCCGCGCCATTGTACCTATCTGAGACGAAGTTACAACCGTTCTGTCCAGATTAAAAATATGAATGCGTTCAAAGACATAAAGATCGCAGCCTGCGGCAGCTCCTGCATGGATCCGTGCACAGCCGCAGGCTGCGATCTTTTGACGTTACAGCGCCAATACTTCATCCGCTCGACCACCGGCCTGCTGGATCACCAGATGAATGAAGTGCAGCTTGGTGATCGCTGGCGCCGGCAGCACGAACGGGTAGAAATCCGGCTGGCCCATGCTGCGTGACAGTTCGTTGAGCATCCCCGCCAGTTCGATCCACGCGTTGACGAACGACAGGAACGACTCGCCACCGGGATGTTGCGGATCGTAGAGCGTGCTGGTGGGAAACGGCTGGTAATCGAAATCCATTTCCCGTGCGCTCATGCCAAAACCCAGCGCGGTGTCCACGGCGTCCATCATGTGCAGGTAGTGCGCCCAGGTTTCTGCCCAGTCTTCCCACGGGTGCATGGTCGCGTAGGCGCTGACGTACTGCTGCGGCCAGTCCAGCGGCGCGCCTTGTTGATAGTGGCGATCCAGTGCTTCGGCGTAACTGGCGCGCTCGTCGCCGAACAGGTTGCGGAATGATTCGAGCCACGGACCGTTGGCGATCAGCCGATCCCAGTAGTAATGCCCGACTTCATGGCGAAAATGCCCAAGCAGCGTGCGATACGGCTCATGCATCTGCGCCCTCACCCGCTCGCGGTGGGCGTCGTCGGCTTCTTTGATGTCGAGAGTGATCAGGCCGTTGGCGTGGCCGGTCATGGGCGCATTGCCTTCGAGGTCGACGCCGATGAAATCGAAGGCCAGCCCGGACTCTTCATCCACGGTTTTCGGGATGACCTGCAAGCCGAGGGTAATCAGTTGCGCGACCAGACGACGCTTGGCGATTTCGACCTTGCGCCAGCGCTCGGGGTTATCCGGGTCAGAAAGGTCGGGGATGGTGCGATTGAGGCTGCAGGCGACGCACAGACTGTCGTGGTCGTTGGCCGGCAGCAGCCAGTTGCACGCCGCCGGGGTGTCGAGGTTGGCGCAGCGGCGGAACAGCCCGGCGTCGGGATCGGCGTCGAGCGTCCAGGTGCCGTCCTGCGGCCCCGGCTGCAGCGAGGTCAGGCGACTTTCTTCGGCTTGATAGCCGAGCAACGCGTTGCAGGCCAGGCATTGGCTGTTGCGAAAGAACAGCGATTGGCCACAGCGGCACGGCCAGACTTTGCTGTTGCGTGAAGACTCGCCCATGAACGGCGCGACGATGCGGGAACTGAGTTGCTCGAAAAAGCGGTACATGGCGATCTCTCCCTGGGGCTTGCCAAGACTAGATCATTCCGATGACAACATCGTTCCCACCCAAAACAGCGCAAACAGGTGATAACACCATTGTGGCGAGGGGATTTATCCCCGTTGGGTTGCGAAGCGACCCCAAATCCATAAAACGCGGTAAATCAGGTGTACCGAGCCGTATGGTTTTGCGACGACTGCGTCGCCGAACGGGGATAAATCCCCTCACCACAGGGTTTTACGTCAGACCTGAAGGCCGTGGGTTTTGAGGAAGGCGATGAACGCTTCTTCGTCCATCACTTTCACACCCAGTTCATTGGCCTTGGTCAGCTTGGAACCAGCGCCCGGTCCCGCTACCACGCAGTGGGTTTTCGCCGACACCGAACCGGCGACTTTCGCGCCGAGGCTTTCCAGATGTTCCTTGGCGACATCGCGGCTCATCAATTCGACTTTGCCGGTCAGCACCCAAGTCTCGCCGGACAACGGCAAACCTTCGACGACCCTCTTCTCGCTCTGCCAATGCATGCCGAAATCGCGCAGTTGTTTCTCGGATTCTTCCGCCAGTTGCCGATTCTCAGGCAAGGCGAAAAACTCACGCACAGAGTTCGCCTGTTTCTCCGGCAGCGCCTGACGCATGTCTAGCCAGTCGGCGTTCATCACCGCTTCCAGCGAGCCAAACTTGTCCGCCAGTTTTTGCGCGCCGCCCGGGCCGACCGAAGGGATGTGCAGTTTGTCGAGGAAACCACCAAGCGTGGTGCTGGCAGCAAACTCGGCGCCCAATTCGCCTTGATCCTGAATCTGCAAACCATGGCCGAGCAGCTCAGTGATGACCTGCTGGTTATGCGCATCTTCGAAGAAGCTGTGAATCTCGTGCGCCACTTCCAGACCGACGTCCGGCAGGTAGGTCAGCACTTGCGGCAAAGCCTGCTGAACACGCTCCAGCGAACCCAGCGAGCGCGCCAGTACCTTGGCCGTCTCTTCGCCGACATCTGGAATGCCCAGCGCATAGATGAACCGCGCCAGCCCCGGCTTCTTGCTGTCTTCAATGGCCGCCAGCAGTTTATTGCTAGAGACTTCGGCAAAGCCTTCCAGATCGACGATGTCGTCGAATTTCAGCGCGTACAGATCGGCTGGCGAACTGACCAGACCTTCGTCGACCAGTTGCTCGACGCTCTTGTCGCCCAGGCCTTCGATGTCCATTGCCCGGCGCGAGACGAAGTGAATGATCGCCTGCTTCAGTTGCGCGCCACACGCCAGACGGCCGACGCAGCGATACACCGCGCCTTCGCTGACAGTTTCCTTGCCTTTGCTGCGCTTGATCAGTTGCGTGCGCTCAACGTGCGAGCCACAGACCGGGCAGCTCTCGGGGATCGCTACTGGCCGGGCGTTTTCCGGGCGGCGCTCGGTGACCACTTGCACCACTTGCGGGATCACGTCACCGGCACGACGGATGATCACCGTGTCGCCGATCATCAGGCCCAGCCGCGCAACTTCGTCCATGTTGTGCAACGTCGCATTGGCCACGGTGACACCGGCCACCTTGACCGGTTTCAGCCGCGCCACCGGCGTGACGGCGCCAGTACGGCCGACCTGGAATTCCACGTCGAGCAGCTCGGTGAGTTCTTCCATGGCCGGGAATTTATGCGCGATGGCCCAACGCGGTTCGCGGGCGCGGAAGCCCAGTTCGCGCTGATCGGCAATGCTGTTGACCTTGAACACCACACCGTCGATTTCATAGGCCAGCGAATTACGCCGTTCGCCGATGTCGCGGTAGTAATCGAGGCATTCGCCGATGCCCTTGGCCAGTTTCAGTTCGTGACTGATCGGCATGCCCCATTTCTGCAACTGCTTGAGGTTGCCAATGTGGGTGTCGGAAATATCGTGGGAGACCTGACCAATGCCGTAGCAGCAGAATTCCAGCGGACGGTTGGCGGTGATCTTCGAATCCAGCTGACGCAGGCTGCCGGCCGCAGCGTTGCGCGGGTTGGCGAAGGTCTTGCCGCCGACTTCCAGTTGCGAGGCATTAAGGCGCTCGAAACCGGCCTTGGACATGAACACTTCACCGCGCACTTCCAGCGTCGCCGGCCAGCCTTCACCATGCAGCTTCAGGGGAATGTTGCGCACGGTGCGCACATTGACGCTGATGTCTTCACCGGTGGTGCCGTCACCGCGCGTGGCGCCGCGTACCAGCACGCCATCCTGATACAACAAGCTGACAGCCAGACCATCGAGCTTCGGTTCGCAGCTGTATTCCACCGCCGCGCCGCCACCGAACAAGTCGCCGACCGGAAGATCCAGACCCTCGGTCACCCGGCGATCAAACTCGCGCATGTCGGTTTCTTCGAAGGCGTTGCCGAGACTGAGCATCGGCACTTCGTGGCGCACCTGGGTGAACGCGGTGAGCGCCACGCTGCCGACACGCTGAGTCGGCGAGTCGCTGGTGATCAGTTCCGGGTTGGCCGCTTCCAGCGCCTTGAGCTCGTGGAACAACCGGTCGTACTCGGCGTCCGGAATGCTCGGCTCGTCGAGGACGTGATAGCGGTAGTTGTGCTGATCGAGTTCAGCGCGCAGCTCTAGAATGCGGTTTTTGGCGGCGGTCATGGGTGTTCTCTCATAAAGCAAAAGAGCAGCCGAGGCTGCTCTAATTCATATATCACTGGCAGCAGAATCAAAAGATCGCAGCCTTCGGCAGCTCCTACAGAAAATCGCAATCCCTGTAGGAGTTGTCGAGTGAAACGAGGCTGCGATCTTTTGATCTTGGCCTTAACGCTTCTGGGTCAGGGCGCGGCGTTCGAATTCGACGATGCGCTGACGGTAGTGCTCGATGGTCTGCGCGGTCAGCACGCTGCGCTGATCATCTTTCAGCTCACCGTTCAGTTCCTGCGACAGCTTGCGAGCGGCGGCCACCATCACATCGAAAGCCTGCTTCGGATGACGCGGGCCTGGCAGGCCGAGGAAGAAGCTCACCGCCGGGGTGCTGAAATGGTCGATGTCGTCCAGATCGAAGATGCCCGGTTTGACCGCATTGGCCATGGAGAACAGCACTTCACCGTTGCCGGCCATGCTTTCGTGACGGTGGAAAATATCCATCTCACCGAAACGCAGACCGCTTTCCAGGATGTTCTGCAACAGCGCCGGGCCTTTGAAGCCGGCAGCGTCGCGGCAGATCACGCTGATCACCAACACTTCTTCGGCTTGCGGCTGATCCTTGTCGACTACGGCAGGCGAAGGCTTGCTGTCTTCGACGAAGTCGTCGTCACGGCTGCTGAAGCTCGGCCCGCCGTCCAGATCGAGGTCGAGGTTCAGGTCGCCCTGCGCCGGACCGTTGCTGCCACGCTTGCCACGTTTCGAACCGGATTCGCGAGGCTCGCGTGCTTCGCGGGCCGGCATGCTCACCGACGGCAGATCGTGTTCGTCCAGTTGCGGCTCTTTATGTGTGTCCAGCACACGGGCCGGGCCTAACAGCTCGGCGCCGGTGTCCTCGTCCGGCAGGTTGGACAGACTTCGGTCAAGACGGAATTTCAGTTTTCCCTTGCCGCCGCGCATACGGCGCCAGCCATCGAAAAGAATACCGGCTATCACAATGATGCCGATGACGATCAGCCACTCGCGCAGACCGATTTCCATGTAATCCCGTGCCTCTATAAAAAATGCTGAAAAATAAGGGGTTTACATTGTGCAAACCGCTTTAAAACGTGGCGCCAACTCTATGTTCTGACAGGCGTTTTGCCCACGTATACGAAAAATTGACATTAAACTAGCACGACCAAAGACAACTTTACACCGTCTGTCGAAATCGCTGCGCAAATTGTGTCGATTTGCCACTTTCATTCAAATAGTCAGCCTGTTGTCATCTTTGCGCAGCTCAGCTGCAAGTCTCGAGCTATAAGCCACAAGCTCTTCTCTTGCAGCTCGCAGCTTATCGCTCGAAGCTGCGCCGCTAGGCGTCCACCATCGCCATCGCCTCCTCGACATCCACGGCTACCAGTCGCGAGCAACCCGGCTCATGCATCGTTACACCCATCAACTGCTCAGCCATTTCCATGGCGATCTTGTTGTGGGTGATATAGATGAACTGCACGGTCTGCGACATCTCTTTGACCAAGCGTGCGTAGCGTCCAACGTTAGCGTCATCCAGCGGTGCGTCAACTTCATCGAGCATGCAGAACGGCGCCGGGTTCAACTTGAAGATGGCAAAAACCAGTGCCAGCGCGGTCAGGGCTTTTTCCCCGCCGGAGAGCAAATGGATGGTGCTGTTCTTCTTCCCTGGCGGCTGCGCCATGATCGTTACCCCTGTATCGAGTAGATCTTCGCCCGTCAGTTCCAAATACGCGCGCCCGCCACCGAAAACTTTTGGAAAAAGTGCCTGTAAACCGCCATTGATCTGATCAAAGGTATCTTTGAAACGGTTACGGGTTTCCTTGTCGATCTTGCGGATAACGTTTTCCAGGGTTTCCAGTGCTTCGACCAGATCGGCGTCCTGGGCATCCAGATAACGTTTACGCTCGGATTGTTGCGTGTATTCATCGATGGCCGCGAGGTTGATCGCGCCCAGGCGTTGAATCCGCGCATTGATCCTTTCGAGTTCTTCTTCGGCTTCGCGTTCACTGGCTTGCGCGGTCAACGTCGCGAGCACGCCATTGAGATCGTAGCCGTCTTCGAGCAATTGATCCTGCAAGGCCTTGCGGCGCACGGTCAGGGCCTGCCATTCCATGCGTTGCTGTTCGAGTTGACCACGGATCAGCTGCGATTGCTGCTCGGCCTGGGTCCGGCGCTTTTCTGCGTCGCGCAGTTCGCGGTCGGCGTCTTCCAGAGCGATCTGCGCGGTCTTCAGTTCTTCGTCGACGGTCATGCGCTTGTCGAGCAGCTCTTCGAGTTTCAGGCGCAGTTCTTCCAGCGGTGCCTCGCCCTCCTCCAGATTCAGACTCAACTGTTCGCGCTTTTCGGTCAGGCGCTCGGCCTGCATTTCCAGACGTTCCAGCGCCTGACGCGTGGAGTCGTGCTGGGCGCGCAACGAGCCGAGGCGCACGGCCAATTGGTGTGCGTGATCCTTGTGCTGACGCGCTTCCTGACGCACGCGATCGAGGCGCTCGCGCAGACTGTCGCGCTGGGCCAGGAGCATTTCGCGCTGCTCGGTGTCCAGTGCCATCGCGTCGAGGGCTTCCTGCAATTGCATGCGCGCTTCGCCGACTTGCTCGTGCTCGAGTTCGCGCTGTTCGCCGAGTTCGACCAGTTCTTCATCGAGGCGCGTACGGCGCAAGGTCAGCTGTTCGGCCTTGGCTTTGCCCGCAGACAACTGGGCTTTGAGTTCACCTTGCTGGCGCGCTTCGTCTTGCAGCAAACGACGCAAATGTTCGCGGCCGTTTTCCTGCTGACGCTGTTGCGCACGCAGGGTTTGCAGACGAGTTTCCATGGCCTCGACCGTGGCTTCTTTCTCTTCGCGCTCGAGGTGCAGCGCTTCGATTTCCTGGCCACGGGCGAGCATGCCGCTTTCCGCTTCGCTGGCCCGACGCACACGCAGGAAATGCCGACCGACCCAGTAACCGTCGCGACTGATCAGGCTTTCGCCAGCGCTCAACTGCCCGCGCAAGGCCAGCGCTTGCTCCAGGCTATCGACCGGTTTGACCTGGCCAAGCCACGGCGACAGATCGATCTGTGCATCGACCTTGTCCAGCAAGCTGCCCGCCACCCGCACGCCATCGCTGGCCGGGCTGAGCAGGCGCAAATCGCCCTGAGTGAAACCAGACAGATCGAAGCCGCTGAAGTCGTCGACCAGCACCGCTTGCAGATCGGCGCCGAGCACGGTTTCCACCGCCAGCTCCCAACCGGCCTCAACCTTCAAGCCTTCGGCCAGACGCGGACGCTCGGCGAGGTTGTGTTCCTTGAGCCATTCGGCGGTGCCGGTGCCCGGATCAAGCGCAGCTTGCTGCAAGGCCTCCAGCGATGCCAGGCGACCATTGAGCCGCTGCAAGTCACCTTGCGCCTGCTGCTGCGCGGTCAGCGCCTGCTGCAACTCCTGACGCAGTTGCTCAAGCTTTTCAACCTGCGCTTCTTCGCTGGTCTGCAAATCTTCAAGCGTCGCTTCGGATTCAGCGAGTTGCTCGTTGAGCTCCATGATCGCCGCGTCTTCAGGATCAGCCGAGAGCAGCGCGCGTTCTTCGCCGAGACGTTTCTGCCGATCGGCGAGACGCTCCATGCTGGTTTCCAACTGCTGGATGCGCGACTGCTGCACTTCGGCCTGACGGCGTGGTTCGGCGGCGGTCAGGTTGAACGTGTCCCACTGCTCCTGCCAGCCGTGCATGACGCTTTCGGAGTCTTCCAGCGCAGCGGCGGCTTCTTCGGCGGCAGCGCTGGTGACTTCCTGCTCAGGCGTGAGCATGTCCAGCTCTTCGCCGAGGGTCAGCAGCAACGTGCGATCGTGGCCCAGGTGCGATTCGGTTTCCAGACGTGCGCGTTCGGCTTCTTTCAGATCATCCTGCAACTGGCGCAGACGTTGCTGACCGTGCTGGATGCTCTGTTCGACCCGGGCGATGTCGCCGCCGACCGAATAGAAGCGCCCTTGCACCAGATTGAAGCGCTCGGACAGATCATGGTGCCCGTCGCGCAGGCGTTCGATGGCCGCGTCAGCATTACGCTGCTCGGCAACCAGCGCTTCGAAACTGATTTCCTGGGTGCCGATGATCGACTCGCGCTGGCCGACCTGATCGTTGAGATCCTGCCAGCGCAGGGCCGACAGTTGCGCCTTGAGCTGACGCTCCTCGGCCTTGAATTCCTGATACTTCTTCGCCGCTTCGGCCTGGCGGTGCAAGCGTTCGAGTTGACGCTCGAGTTCGTCGCGCAGGTCGGTCAGGCGGGCAAGGTTTTCGTGGGTGCGGCGGATGCGGTTTTCAGTCTCGCGCCGGCGCTCCTTGTACTTGGAAATGCCCGCCGCTTCTTCGATGAAGTTGCGCAGGTCTTCGGGCTTGGATTCGATCAGCTTGGAGATCATCCCCTGCTCGATGATCGAGTAGCTGCGCGGGCCGAGGCCGGTGCCGAGGAAGATATCGGTGATGTCGCGACGACGGCATTTGGTGCCGTTGAGGTAATAAGTAGTCTGGCTGTCGCGGGTCACTTTGCGGCGAATGGAAATCTCCGCGTAGGCCGCGTATTCGCCCAGCAGCGTGCCATCGGAGTTGTCGAAGACCAACTCGATACTCGCCTGACTCACCGGTTTGCGGCTGGTCGATCCGTTGAAGATGACGTCGGTCATCGACTCGCCACGGAGGTTCTTCGCCGAACTTTCACCCATCACCCAGCGCACGGCGTCGATGATGTTCGACTTGCCGCAACCGTTCGGCCCGACGACCGCCGCCATGTTACTGGGGAAGTTCACCGTGGTCGGGTCGACAAAGGATTTGAATCCCGCCAGTTTGATGCACTTGAGCCGCACGCTTAGGCGACCGTCAGGGCAGACACCACCAGATCGCAGCTGCGCTGGGCGTAAGCCGTCAGCACGATGCGGATCTGCGGCAAATCACGGGCGAGCACAGCGGCCAGCAGGCGTTCGAACAGTTCGAGGAACTCGCTCATTTCCGCCTTGCGCTGTTCAAGGGCGAGAAAATACGCACGGCTCATGGCCGGTTGCAGGTTCTCCACGGTCTCTTGCAGGTACGGGTTATTGGCGAACGGATAGGCGGCGCGCATCACGCTGAAGCTGTCGTCGACAAAGCTGCGGATGTCCTGACGTTCGTAGCTCGCGGTCAGGCGCTGCTGGATCTGCACGAACGGCGCCATGTCGGACTGGACTTGCCAGCCGTTGGCCACCGAGTTGCCGAGCAAGATGTACAGCTCGCTCATCAGCGTGCACAGGCTCTGCACCTTGTGCGGCGTCAGTTCGGTGACATGCGCGCCACGGCGCGGCAGGATCGCGATCAGGTGGCGGCGTTCGAGGATCAGCAAGGCTTCGCGGAC from Pseudomonas sp. TH06 encodes:
- the ligA gene encoding NAD-dependent DNA ligase LigA produces the protein MTAAKNRILELRAELDQHNYRYHVLDEPSIPDAEYDRLFHELKALEAANPELITSDSPTQRVGSVALTAFTQVRHEVPMLSLGNAFEETDMREFDRRVTEGLDLPVGDLFGGGAAVEYSCEPKLDGLAVSLLYQDGVLVRGATRGDGTTGEDISVNVRTVRNIPLKLHGEGWPATLEVRGEVFMSKAGFERLNASQLEVGGKTFANPRNAAAGSLRQLDSKITANRPLEFCCYGIGQVSHDISDTHIGNLKQLQKWGMPISHELKLAKGIGECLDYYRDIGERRNSLAYEIDGVVFKVNSIADQRELGFRAREPRWAIAHKFPAMEELTELLDVEFQVGRTGAVTPVARLKPVKVAGVTVANATLHNMDEVARLGLMIGDTVIIRRAGDVIPQVVQVVTERRPENARPVAIPESCPVCGSHVERTQLIKRSKGKETVSEGAVYRCVGRLACGAQLKQAIIHFVSRRAMDIEGLGDKSVEQLVDEGLVSSPADLYALKFDDIVDLEGFAEVSSNKLLAAIEDSKKPGLARFIYALGIPDVGEETAKVLARSLGSLERVQQALPQVLTYLPDVGLEVAHEIHSFFEDAHNQQVITELLGHGLQIQDQGELGAEFAASTTLGGFLDKLHIPSVGPGGAQKLADKFGSLEAVMNADWLDMRQALPEKQANSVREFFALPENRQLAEESEKQLRDFGMHWQSEKRVVEGLPLSGETWVLTGKVELMSRDVAKEHLESLGAKVAGSVSAKTHCVVAGPGAGSKLTKANELGVKVMDEEAFIAFLKTHGLQV
- the smc gene encoding chromosome segregation protein SMC, giving the protein MRLKCIKLAGFKSFVDPTTVNFPSNMAAVVGPNGCGKSNIIDAVRWVMGESSAKNLRGESMTDVIFNGSTSRKPVSQASIELVFDNSDGTLLGEYAAYAEISIRRKVTRDSQTTYYLNGTKCRRRDITDIFLGTGLGPRSYSIIEQGMISKLIESKPEDLRNFIEEAAGISKYKERRRETENRIRRTHENLARLTDLRDELERQLERLHRQAEAAKKYQEFKAEERQLKAQLSALRWQDLNDQVGQRESIIGTQEISFEALVAEQRNADAAIERLRDGHHDLSERFNLVQGRFYSVGGDIARVEQSIQHGQQRLRQLQDDLKEAERARLETESHLGHDRTLLLTLGEELDMLTPEQEVTSAAAEEAAAALEDSESVMHGWQEQWDTFNLTAAEPRRQAEVQQSRIQQLETSMERLADRQKRLGEERALLSADPEDAAIMELNEQLAESEATLEDLQTSEEAQVEKLEQLRQELQQALTAQQQAQGDLQRLNGRLASLEALQQAALDPGTGTAEWLKEHNLAERPRLAEGLKVEAGWELAVETVLGADLQAVLVDDFSGFDLSGFTQGDLRLLSPASDGVRVAGSLLDKVDAQIDLSPWLGQVKPVDSLEQALALRGQLSAGESLISRDGYWVGRHFLRVRRASEAESGMLARGQEIEALHLEREEKEATVEAMETRLQTLRAQQRQQENGREHLRRLLQDEARQQGELKAQLSAGKAKAEQLTLRRTRLDEELVELGEQRELEHEQVGEARMQLQEALDAMALDTEQREMLLAQRDSLRERLDRVRQEARQHKDHAHQLAVRLGSLRAQHDSTRQALERLEMQAERLTEKREQLSLNLEEGEAPLEELRLKLEELLDKRMTVDEELKTAQIALEDADRELRDAEKRRTQAEQQSQLIRGQLEQQRMEWQALTVRRKALQDQLLEDGYDLNGVLATLTAQASEREAEEELERINARIQRLGAINLAAIDEYTQQSERKRYLDAQDADLVEALETLENVIRKIDKETRNRFKDTFDQINGGLQALFPKVFGGGRAYLELTGEDLLDTGVTIMAQPPGKKNSTIHLLSGGEKALTALALVFAIFKLNPAPFCMLDEVDAPLDDANVGRYARLVKEMSQTVQFIYITHNKIAMEMAEQLMGVTMHEPGCSRLVAVDVEEAMAMVDA
- a CDS encoding putative zinc-binding metallopeptidase, with the translated sequence MYRFFEQLSSRIVAPFMGESSRNSKVWPCRCGQSLFFRNSQCLACNALLGYQAEESRLTSLQPGPQDGTWTLDADPDAGLFRRCANLDTPAACNWLLPANDHDSLCVACSLNRTIPDLSDPDNPERWRKVEIAKRRLVAQLITLGLQVIPKTVDEESGLAFDFIGVDLEGNAPMTGHANGLITLDIKEADDAHRERVRAQMHEPYRTLLGHFRHEVGHYYWDRLIANGPWLESFRNLFGDERASYAEALDRHYQQGAPLDWPQQYVSAYATMHPWEDWAETWAHYLHMMDAVDTALGFGMSAREMDFDYQPFPTSTLYDPQHPGGESFLSFVNAWIELAGMLNELSRSMGQPDFYPFVLPAPAITKLHFIHLVIQQAGGRADEVLAL
- the zipA gene encoding cell division protein ZipA, whose amino-acid sequence is MEIGLREWLIVIGIIVIAGILFDGWRRMRGGKGKLKFRLDRSLSNLPDEDTGAELLGPARVLDTHKEPQLDEHDLPSVSMPAREAREPRESGSKRGKRGSNGPAQGDLNLDLDLDGGPSFSSRDDDFVEDSKPSPAVVDKDQPQAEEVLVISVICRDAAGFKGPALLQNILESGLRFGEMDIFHRHESMAGNGEVLFSMANAVKPGIFDLDDIDHFSTPAVSFFLGLPGPRHPKQAFDVMVAAARKLSQELNGELKDDQRSVLTAQTIEHYRQRIVEFERRALTQKR
- a CDS encoding GntR family transcriptional regulator; amino-acid sequence: MTFKAPDSLAEQIAHHLAERIIRGEMKPGERIQEQKVTLALNVSRGSVREALLILERRHLIAILPRRGAHVTELTPHKVQSLCTLMSELYILLGNSVANGWQVQSDMAPFVQIQQRLTASYERQDIRSFVDDSFSVMRAAYPFANNPYLQETVENLQPAMSRAYFLALEQRKAEMSEFLELFERLLAAVLARDLPQIRIVLTAYAQRSCDLVVSALTVA